A single region of the Streptomyces vilmorinianum genome encodes:
- a CDS encoding transcriptional regulator, with translation MSPVTTPVTTPVTTPVSPMLVRLAAERATGALLRDHGTLYLVDGRVVHAESPAAPGLDVLLTAGGRLPRERWDEAVDRAGARREVGRFLVDSGRLRDGELEICHLGAVFDAAFFALAPAGGPTRFRYGVAHWFGSVRPVSTEAVERETVRRRELLDAVWPYGAVDTAPVVPRAAAPGQTVSLRQRAVLAAADEVRTPADIARLLGRPAFHTLLDVRRLAAAGLVETPPDPVPAAQHAVPAWVAEVGADPDIALLRRLRDALEASL, from the coding sequence ATGAGCCCCGTCACGACCCCCGTCACGACCCCCGTCACGACCCCGGTCTCCCCCATGCTCGTCCGCCTCGCCGCCGAGCGCGCGACCGGCGCGCTGTTACGCGACCACGGCACGCTCTACCTCGTCGACGGCCGTGTCGTGCACGCCGAGAGCCCCGCCGCCCCCGGCCTCGACGTCCTGCTGACCGCCGGCGGCCGGCTGCCCCGCGAGCGCTGGGACGAGGCCGTCGACCGGGCCGGGGCGCGCCGCGAGGTCGGCCGGTTCCTGGTGGACAGCGGCCGGCTGCGCGACGGCGAGCTGGAGATCTGCCACCTCGGCGCCGTCTTCGACGCGGCGTTCTTCGCCCTCGCCCCGGCCGGCGGTCCGACCCGCTTCCGCTACGGAGTGGCCCACTGGTTCGGCTCGGTGCGGCCGGTCTCCACCGAGGCCGTCGAGCGCGAGACCGTACGCCGCCGTGAACTGCTCGACGCCGTCTGGCCGTACGGGGCCGTGGACACCGCCCCGGTCGTGCCCCGCGCGGCCGCTCCCGGGCAGACGGTGAGCCTGCGCCAGCGGGCGGTGCTGGCCGCGGCGGACGAGGTCCGCACCCCGGCGGACATCGCGCGACTGCTCGGCCGCCCGGCCTTCCACACGCTGCTCGACGTCCGCCGCCTCGCGGCCGCCGGCCTCGTCGAGACCCCGCCCGACCCCGTACCGGCCGCCCAGCACGCCGTCCCGGCCTGGGTCGCCGAGGTCGGGGCCGATCCGGACATCGCCCTGCTGCGCCGGCTCCGTGACGCCCTGGAGGCAAGTCTGTGA
- a CDS encoding cystathionine beta-synthase, whose product MQIHDSMISLVGNTPLVRLNNVTAGIQATVLAKVEYFNPGGSVKDRIAVRMIEAAEESGALKPGGTIVEPTSGNTGVGLAIVAQQKGYKCIFVCPDKVSTDKINVLRAYGAEVVVCPTAVDPEHPDSYYNVSDRLVRETPGAWKPDQYSNPNNPRSHYETTGPELWEQTDGKITHFVAGVGTGGTISGTGKYLKEASGGKVEIIGADPEGSVYSGGSGRPYLVEGVGEDFWPTAYDASVTDRIVAVSDKDSFQMTRRLAKEEGLLVGGSCGMAVVAALEVAKELGPDDIVVVLLPDSGRGYLSKIFNDEWMADYGFLEDTESATVADVLRHKEGGMPSLVHMHPEETVGQAIEVLREYGVSQMPIVKPGAGHPDVMAAEVVGSVVERELLDALFTKRASLEDPLERHMSAPLPQVGSGEPVADLMSVLGAADAAIVLVEGKPTGVVSRQDLLAFLANGGSKGAAK is encoded by the coding sequence GTGCAAATCCACGACTCGATGATCAGCCTCGTCGGCAACACCCCGCTGGTGCGGCTCAACAACGTCACGGCGGGTATTCAGGCGACCGTCCTGGCCAAGGTCGAGTACTTCAACCCGGGCGGCTCGGTCAAGGACCGGATCGCCGTCCGCATGATCGAGGCGGCTGAGGAGAGCGGTGCTCTCAAGCCCGGCGGCACGATCGTGGAGCCCACGTCCGGCAACACGGGTGTCGGCCTCGCCATCGTGGCCCAGCAGAAGGGCTACAAGTGCATCTTCGTCTGCCCGGACAAGGTGTCCACGGACAAGATCAACGTGCTGCGGGCGTACGGCGCCGAGGTCGTCGTCTGCCCGACCGCCGTCGACCCCGAGCACCCCGACTCGTACTACAACGTCTCGGACCGGCTCGTCCGTGAGACGCCGGGTGCCTGGAAGCCCGACCAGTACTCCAACCCCAACAATCCGCGCTCGCACTACGAGACCACCGGTCCCGAGCTGTGGGAGCAGACGGACGGGAAGATCACCCACTTCGTCGCCGGCGTCGGCACGGGCGGCACGATCTCGGGCACCGGCAAGTACCTGAAGGAGGCCAGCGGCGGCAAGGTCGAGATCATCGGCGCCGACCCGGAGGGCTCGGTCTACTCCGGCGGCTCCGGCCGGCCGTACCTGGTCGAGGGCGTCGGCGAGGACTTCTGGCCCACGGCCTACGACGCCTCGGTCACCGACCGTATCGTCGCCGTGTCCGACAAGGACTCCTTCCAGATGACCCGCCGCCTCGCCAAGGAGGAGGGCCTCCTGGTGGGCGGCTCCTGCGGCATGGCGGTCGTCGCCGCGCTGGAGGTCGCCAAGGAGCTCGGCCCCGACGACATCGTGGTCGTCCTGCTGCCCGACTCGGGCCGCGGCTACCTCTCCAAGATCTTCAACGACGAGTGGATGGCCGACTACGGCTTCCTGGAGGACACCGAGTCCGCCACCGTCGCCGACGTGCTGCGGCACAAGGAGGGCGGCATGCCGTCCCTCGTCCACATGCACCCGGAGGAGACGGTCGGTCAGGCCATCGAGGTGCTGCGGGAGTACGGCGTCTCCCAGATGCCGATCGTCAAGCCGGGCGCCGGCCACCCCGACGTCATGGCCGCGGAGGTCGTCGGCTCGGTCGTCGAACGCGAGCTGCTCGACGCCCTGTTCACCAAGCGGGCCTCCCTGGAGGACCCGTTGGAGCGTCACATGAGCGCGCCGCTGCCGCAGGTCGGCTCCGGCGAGCCCGTCGCCGACCTGATGTCCGTCCTCGGCGCGGCCGACGCCGCGATCGTGCTGGTCGAGGGCAAGCCGACCGGTGTGGTGAGCCGTCAGGACCTGCTGGCCTTCCTGGCGAACGGCGGAAGCAAGGGCGCCGCGAAGTAG
- a CDS encoding diaminopimelate decarboxylase produces MASYRRDQAVRAAVEQGLLSPSEPVVALLDTAGIRASAAALVSAFAAVTDAPVLHAFAVKACPLVPVLRLLYDCGLGVEVASPGEMALAHAAGVPPSRTVLDSPAKTAAELRQALALGIAVNADNLQEVARLDALVASAPTASPLGLRVNPQVGAGTIEALSTATATSKFGVALRDEGAREAVVQAFLDRPWLRRLHTHTGSQGIPLALMAEGVAAAYALAEEINTKAGRQQIDTIDIGGGLPVNFVSDEETPTYAEYAELLATTAPGLLDGRYGLVTEFGRSLLAKHGTILARVEYTKTSGARPIAVTHAGVQVATRTVYDPPSWPLRVLAYDSEGRPRTGEETVQDVAGPACFAGDLLATALELPLLRPDDIVVVPDTGAYYFAHHYAYNSLVRPAVHGFTAEEDRVVFATVRRAQTLDEIVAEAGGDRVDALLP; encoded by the coding sequence ATGGCTTCCTACCGTCGCGATCAGGCCGTCCGGGCCGCCGTCGAACAAGGCCTCCTCTCCCCCTCCGAACCCGTCGTCGCCCTCCTCGACACCGCCGGCATCCGCGCCTCGGCCGCCGCCCTCGTCTCCGCGTTCGCCGCCGTCACCGACGCCCCGGTCCTGCACGCCTTCGCCGTGAAGGCGTGCCCCCTCGTGCCCGTCCTGCGCCTGCTGTACGACTGCGGGCTCGGCGTCGAGGTCGCGAGCCCCGGCGAGATGGCCCTCGCCCACGCGGCCGGCGTGCCCCCGTCCCGTACGGTGCTCGACTCGCCCGCCAAGACAGCCGCGGAGCTGCGCCAGGCCCTGGCCCTCGGGATCGCCGTCAACGCCGACAACCTCCAGGAAGTGGCCAGGCTCGACGCGCTCGTCGCCTCGGCGCCGACCGCCAGCCCGCTCGGCCTGCGGGTGAATCCGCAGGTGGGGGCGGGTACGATCGAGGCGCTGTCGACCGCGACCGCCACCTCGAAGTTCGGCGTCGCGCTGCGCGACGAAGGCGCGCGCGAGGCGGTCGTCCAGGCCTTCCTCGACCGGCCCTGGCTGCGCCGGCTGCACACCCACACCGGCTCCCAGGGCATCCCGCTCGCCCTGATGGCCGAGGGGGTCGCGGCGGCCTACGCCCTGGCGGAGGAGATCAACACCAAGGCCGGGCGGCAGCAGATCGACACCATCGACATCGGTGGCGGACTGCCGGTGAACTTCGTCTCCGACGAGGAGACGCCGACCTACGCGGAGTACGCCGAGCTGCTCGCCACGACCGCCCCGGGGCTCCTCGACGGGCGGTACGGCCTGGTCACCGAGTTCGGCCGCTCGCTGCTCGCCAAGCACGGCACGATCCTGGCGCGCGTCGAGTACACCAAGACCTCGGGCGCCCGCCCCATCGCGGTCACCCACGCGGGCGTGCAGGTCGCCACCCGTACCGTCTACGACCCGCCGTCCTGGCCGCTGCGCGTCCTCGCGTACGACTCCGAGGGCCGGCCCCGCACCGGGGAGGAGACCGTCCAGGACGTGGCCGGACCCGCCTGCTTCGCGGGAGACCTGCTGGCCACCGCGCTGGAGCTGCCGCTGCTGCGGCCGGACGACATCGTCGTCGTACCGGACACCGGCGCCTACTACTTCGCCCACCACTACGCGTACAACAGCCTGGTCCGGCCCGCCGTCCACGGCTTCACGGCCGAGGAGGACAGGGTGGTGTTCGCGACCGTCCGGCGGGCCCAGACGCTCGACGAGATCGTCGCCGAGGCGGGCGGGGACCGGGTGGACGCCCTTCTGCCGTAG
- the hutI gene encoding imidazolonepropionase, whose translation MNTGPAATNNPAAISAPTSVNSAVATAATAIVNIASLVTNDPSLGDGSPLGLIQDAAVVIDGDRVVWVGESSKAPATDNRVDAGGRAVIPGFVDSHSHLVFAGDRTAEFNARMSGQAYAAGGIRTTVAATRAASDEALSANVARFMAEALRQGTTTFETKSGYGLTVEDEARALRIAAAHTDEVTYLGAHIVSPDYADDPAAYVDLVTGEMLDACAPYARWVDVFCEKGAFDGDQARAILTAGKAKGLHPRVHANQLSYGPGVQLAVELDAASADHCTHLTDADVDALASGNTVATLLPGAEFSTRAQWPNARRLLDAGATVALSTDCNPGSSFTSSVPFCIALAVRDMGMTPDEAVWSATAGGAAALRRTDIGRLSPGATADLTFLDAPSHVHLAYRPGVPLVTEVWRRGARVV comes from the coding sequence ATGAACACGGGCCCCGCGGCGACGAACAACCCGGCGGCGATCTCCGCCCCCACGAGCGTGAACAGCGCCGTGGCGACGGCCGCCACCGCCATCGTCAACATCGCCAGTCTGGTCACGAATGATCCCTCCCTCGGTGATGGAAGCCCGCTGGGCCTGATCCAGGACGCGGCCGTCGTCATCGACGGCGACCGTGTCGTCTGGGTCGGTGAATCCAGCAAAGCACCCGCCACTGACAACCGGGTCGACGCGGGCGGCCGGGCGGTGATCCCGGGGTTCGTGGACTCCCACTCGCACCTGGTCTTCGCCGGCGACCGGACGGCCGAGTTCAACGCGCGCATGTCCGGCCAGGCGTACGCGGCGGGCGGCATCCGCACGACGGTGGCGGCGACGAGGGCGGCGAGCGACGAGGCGCTGTCGGCGAACGTGGCCCGTTTCATGGCGGAGGCCCTGCGCCAGGGCACGACCACCTTCGAGACGAAGTCCGGCTACGGCCTCACGGTCGAGGACGAGGCGCGCGCCCTGCGCATCGCCGCCGCCCACACCGACGAGGTCACCTACCTCGGCGCCCACATCGTCTCGCCCGACTACGCCGACGACCCGGCCGCGTACGTCGACCTCGTCACCGGGGAGATGCTCGACGCCTGTGCGCCGTACGCCCGTTGGGTCGACGTCTTCTGCGAGAAGGGCGCCTTCGACGGGGACCAGGCGCGGGCGATCCTCACCGCCGGCAAGGCCAAGGGCCTGCACCCGCGCGTCCACGCGAACCAGCTCTCGTACGGCCCCGGTGTCCAGCTGGCCGTGGAGCTGGACGCGGCCAGCGCCGACCACTGCACGCACCTGACGGACGCCGACGTCGACGCCCTGGCGTCGGGGAACACGGTCGCGACGCTCCTCCCGGGCGCGGAGTTCTCCACCCGCGCCCAGTGGCCGAACGCCCGCCGCCTCCTGGACGCGGGCGCGACGGTGGCGCTGTCGACGGACTGCAACCCGGGCTCGTCCTTCACCTCCTCGGTGCCGTTCTGCATCGCGCTCGCGGTACGGGACATGGGCATGACCCCCGACGAGGCCGTCTGGTCCGCCACCGCCGGCGGCGCGGCGGCCCTGCGCCGCACGGACATCGGCCGCCTCTCCCCGGGCGCCACCGCGGACCTGACCTTCCTGGACGCGCCGTCCCACGTGCACCTCGCGTACCGCCCGGGGGTCCCGCTGGTGACCGAGGTGTGGCGCCGGGGAGCCCGCGTGGTCTGA
- a CDS encoding roadblock/LC7 domain-containing protein → MSAEAEVLGELRRLRARLPQLTGALAASADGLVLAQETVDTEAEGVAALTAAALGVAQRLTESTGQGGFRELLVRGERGYVATYAAGGSAVLTLLAEPRINVGRLHLEARRSSARIGELVDGALERKD, encoded by the coding sequence ATGTCGGCAGAAGCCGAGGTGCTCGGCGAGCTGAGACGGCTGCGGGCCCGACTGCCCCAGCTCACCGGGGCGCTCGCGGCGAGCGCCGACGGCCTGGTCCTGGCCCAGGAGACGGTCGACACCGAGGCGGAGGGGGTGGCCGCGCTGACCGCGGCGGCCCTCGGCGTCGCGCAGCGGCTGACCGAGTCCACCGGACAGGGCGGCTTCCGCGAGCTGCTCGTGCGCGGCGAGCGCGGCTATGTCGCCACGTACGCGGCCGGCGGCTCGGCCGTCCTCACCCTGCTCGCCGAGCCCCGGATCAATGTGGGGCGGCTTCATCTGGAGGCCCGGCGGTCCAGCGCCCGGATAGGGGAGCTGGTCGACGGGGCGCTGGAACGCAAGGACTGA
- a CDS encoding allantoate amidohydrolase: MWTSLRPIGRSDASGGYRRYAWTGADADCRLWFRMQAEARRLDVETDRNGNQWAWLGDPTAGDAVVTGSHLDSVPDGGAFDGPLGVVSAFAALDELRSRGVRFKRPLAIVNFGDEEGARFGLACVGSRLTAGRLTKEKAYELRDADGISLPQAMEAAGYDPEAIGPDPERLARIGAFVELHVEQGRALDLSGDSVGIASAIWPHGRWRYDFAGEANHAGTTRLVDRRDPMLTYAETVLAARREAELAGAVATFGKIAVEPNGVNAIPSLVRGWLDARAADQESLDAVIAGVEAAARSYAERHGIDLAVVQESFTPVVEFEHALRDELAGILGEKTPVLGTGAGHDAGILSGSVPTAMLFVRNPTGVSHSPAEFAAEDDCVAGVLALADVLEGLACA, encoded by the coding sequence ATGTGGACGTCGCTGCGGCCCATCGGCCGCAGCGACGCCTCGGGCGGCTACCGCCGCTACGCCTGGACCGGCGCCGACGCCGACTGCCGGCTCTGGTTCCGGATGCAGGCCGAGGCCCGCCGCCTCGACGTCGAGACCGACCGCAACGGCAACCAGTGGGCCTGGCTCGGCGACCCGACCGCCGGTGACGCCGTCGTCACCGGCTCGCACCTGGACTCCGTCCCCGACGGCGGCGCCTTCGACGGCCCCCTCGGCGTCGTGTCCGCCTTCGCCGCCCTCGACGAACTCCGCTCCCGCGGGGTCCGGTTCAAGCGCCCCCTCGCCATCGTCAACTTCGGCGACGAGGAGGGCGCCCGGTTCGGCCTCGCCTGCGTCGGCTCCCGCCTCACCGCGGGCCGGCTGACGAAGGAGAAGGCGTACGAGCTGCGCGACGCCGACGGCATCAGCCTCCCGCAGGCGATGGAGGCCGCCGGCTACGACCCCGAGGCCATCGGCCCCGACCCCGAGCGCCTCGCCCGGATCGGCGCCTTCGTCGAACTCCACGTCGAGCAGGGCCGCGCCCTGGACCTGTCCGGGGACTCCGTCGGCATCGCCTCCGCGATCTGGCCGCACGGCCGCTGGCGGTACGACTTCGCAGGCGAGGCCAACCACGCCGGCACCACCCGCCTCGTCGACCGCCGCGACCCGATGCTCACGTACGCCGAGACCGTCCTCGCCGCCCGCCGCGAGGCCGAACTCGCGGGCGCCGTCGCCACCTTCGGCAAGATCGCGGTCGAGCCGAACGGCGTCAACGCCATCCCGTCCCTCGTCCGCGGCTGGCTCGACGCCCGCGCCGCCGACCAGGAGTCCCTGGACGCGGTGATCGCCGGCGTCGAGGCCGCGGCACGTTCGTACGCGGAACGCCACGGCATCGACCTCGCCGTCGTCCAGGAGTCGTTCACGCCGGTCGTCGAGTTCGAGCACGCCCTGCGGGACGAGCTCGCCGGGATCCTCGGCGAGAAGACCCCCGTTCTCGGGACGGGCGCGGGACACGACGCCGGAATCCTCTCCGGCTCGGTCCCGACCGCCATGCTGTTCGTACGGAACCCCACCGGTGTCTCGCACTCCCCGGCCGAGTTCGCGGCCGAGGACGACTGCGTGGCCGGTGTCCTCGCACTCGCCGACGTACTGGAGGGTCTCGCGTGCGCGTGA
- a CDS encoding MurR/RpiR family transcriptional regulator, which translates to MSDSPAGRLQALFEGHRLTPTQRRIAHCMVRRAGDVPFLSSVELAELAGVSQPSVTRFAVALGFDGYPALRRHLREVAPAEKTAADGGEHNEYQQAVLAEIENLRHLAALLADPAPVEQAGRLLAASRPLPVLGLRAASSQARGFAYFAAKVHPDVRLLDEGGSMLTDRIDAVVRAGATALLCFALPRHPREVVEALEYARAAGLTVVTVAESAFAPVAAHSDLLIPAAVGTGLAFDTACAPMLLGRVLLEAMADELPDAQARLEEFDTKAAARGLFVD; encoded by the coding sequence GTGAGTGACAGCCCGGCCGGACGGCTGCAGGCGCTCTTCGAAGGGCACCGGCTGACACCGACACAGCGGCGGATCGCGCACTGCATGGTGCGCCGGGCCGGCGATGTGCCGTTCCTGTCGAGCGTGGAGCTGGCCGAGCTCGCCGGCGTCAGCCAGCCCTCCGTCACCCGCTTCGCCGTCGCCCTCGGCTTCGACGGCTACCCCGCCTTGCGTCGCCATCTGCGCGAGGTCGCCCCCGCCGAGAAGACCGCGGCGGACGGCGGCGAGCACAACGAGTACCAGCAGGCCGTCCTCGCCGAGATCGAGAACCTGCGCCATCTCGCCGCGCTGCTCGCCGACCCCGCCCCCGTCGAGCAGGCCGGACGGCTGCTCGCCGCCTCCCGGCCGCTGCCCGTCCTCGGACTGCGCGCCGCCTCCTCGCAGGCGCGCGGCTTCGCGTACTTCGCCGCCAAGGTCCACCCCGACGTCCGCCTCCTCGACGAGGGCGGCTCGATGCTCACCGACCGTATCGACGCCGTCGTACGGGCCGGGGCCACCGCGCTCCTCTGCTTCGCGCTGCCCCGCCACCCCCGGGAGGTCGTGGAGGCGCTGGAGTACGCCCGGGCGGCCGGGCTGACCGTGGTGACGGTCGCCGAGTCGGCGTTCGCGCCCGTCGCCGCCCACAGCGACCTGCTGATCCCGGCCGCCGTCGGCACCGGCCTCGCCTTCGACACGGCCTGCGCTCCCATGCTGCTCGGCCGGGTGCTCCTGGAGGCGATGGCGGACGAACTGCCCGACGCCCAGGCGCGCCTCGAGGAGTTCGACACGAAGGCGGCGGCGCGGGGGCTCTTCGTGGACTAG
- a CDS encoding SRPBCC family protein, whose amino-acid sequence MATKSVVVERRIEASPGPVWEALTDLKDMERVLSGVERVEVLTEGGFGVGTRWRETRRMMGKAATEEMTVTEAEPPDRYVTVADSHGMHYVSEIALRPDGTGATTVRLTFSATPAEGSRMGLLATLLSGLGAKAVSRALAKDLDDIAASVERRH is encoded by the coding sequence ATGGCTACCAAGAGCGTCGTCGTCGAACGCCGGATCGAGGCGTCTCCCGGGCCCGTCTGGGAGGCGCTGACGGACCTGAAGGACATGGAGCGGGTCCTCAGCGGTGTGGAACGGGTCGAGGTGCTGACCGAGGGCGGCTTCGGGGTGGGCACGCGCTGGCGCGAGACCCGGCGGATGATGGGCAAGGCGGCCACGGAGGAGATGACCGTGACCGAGGCCGAGCCGCCGGACCGCTATGTGACGGTGGCCGATTCGCACGGCATGCACTACGTCTCGGAGATCGCGCTGCGCCCGGACGGGACCGGGGCGACGACCGTACGGCTGACGTTCTCGGCGACCCCGGCCGAGGGGAGCCGCATGGGGCTGCTCGCCACGCTGCTGAGCGGGCTGGGCGCGAAGGCGGTGAGCCGGGCGCTCGCGAAGGACCTGGACGACATCGCGGCCTCGGTGGAGCGCCGCCACTGA
- a CDS encoding formimidoylglutamate deiminase has product MRVTYWLEHAWLDTNVEPGVALEVADGRITAVRTRLEVPPPGAVVLRGLTIPGLANAHSHAFHRALRGTVQVGSGTFWTWREVMYQVASRLTPETYHALARAVYAEMALAGITAVGEFHYLHHAPGGTPYADPNAMGEALIAAAADAGIRITLLDTAYLSSGFGAAPDTHQLRFSDGTADAWAERVSRLKESEGVRIGAAIHSVRAVPADQLATVASWARERSAPLHVHLSEQTAENDACLAAHGRTPTQLLADHGVLGPLTTGVHNTHLTDTDIALLGSSTTGTCMCPTTERDLADGIGPAVALQRAGSPLSLGSDSHAVIDLLEEARAMELNERLRSRTRGHWTAAALLRAATADGHAALGWGEAGALEPGALADFTTIALDSVRTAGPAPRLAAETAVFAASASDVRHTVVGGRHVVRDGVHQSVPDVAGALADSIAALRG; this is encoded by the coding sequence GTGCGCGTGACGTACTGGCTGGAGCACGCCTGGCTCGACACGAACGTCGAGCCGGGCGTGGCGCTCGAGGTCGCCGACGGTCGGATCACGGCGGTACGCACGAGGCTGGAGGTTCCGCCCCCGGGCGCCGTCGTCCTGCGCGGCCTGACGATCCCCGGCCTCGCCAACGCCCACTCGCACGCCTTCCACCGGGCCCTGCGCGGCACAGTCCAGGTCGGCTCCGGCACGTTCTGGACCTGGCGCGAGGTGATGTACCAGGTCGCGTCCCGGCTGACCCCGGAGACGTACCACGCCCTCGCACGGGCGGTGTACGCCGAGATGGCGCTGGCCGGCATCACGGCCGTCGGCGAGTTCCACTACCTCCACCACGCGCCCGGCGGCACCCCCTACGCCGACCCCAACGCGATGGGCGAAGCGCTCATCGCGGCGGCGGCCGACGCGGGCATCCGGATCACCCTCCTCGACACGGCGTACCTCTCCTCGGGCTTCGGCGCGGCCCCCGACACCCACCAGCTCCGCTTCTCCGACGGCACGGCGGACGCGTGGGCGGAGCGCGTCTCGCGGCTGAAGGAGAGCGAGGGCGTACGGATCGGGGCGGCCATCCACTCGGTGCGGGCGGTCCCGGCGGACCAGCTGGCGACCGTGGCGAGCTGGGCGCGCGAGCGCAGCGCCCCGCTCCACGTCCACCTCTCGGAGCAGACCGCCGAGAACGACGCCTGCCTCGCGGCCCACGGCCGTACCCCCACCCAACTCCTCGCGGACCACGGGGTGCTCGGCCCTCTGACGACGGGCGTCCACAACACGCACCTCACGGACACGGACATCGCGCTCCTCGGCTCCTCGACGACAGGCACCTGCATGTGCCCGACGACCGAACGCGATCTCGCGGACGGCATCGGCCCGGCGGTCGCCCTCCAGCGCGCCGGCTCCCCGCTGTCGCTCGGCAGCGACAGCCACGCGGTCATCGACCTCCTGGAGGAGGCGCGGGCCATGGAGCTCAACGAGCGCCTGCGCTCCCGCACCCGCGGCCACTGGACGGCGGCCGCGCTGCTGAGGGCCGCCACCGCCGACGGCCACGCGGCCCTCGGCTGGGGTGAGGCGGGCGCTCTGGAGCCGGGCGCGCTCGCCGACTTCACGACGATCGCCCTGGACTCGGTCAGGACAGCGGGGCCGGCACCGCGTCTGGCAGCCGAGACGGCGGTATTCGCAGCGTCGGCCTCGGACGTGCGGCACACGGTCGTGGGCGGACGTCATGTCGTACGGGACGGGGTCCACCAGTCCGTACCGGACGTGGCCGGCGCCCTCGCGGACTCGATCGCCGCCCTGCGCGGCTGA
- the hutU gene encoding urocanate hydratase has translation MSGPRPVRAPRGTELSALGWQQEAALRMLQNNLDPEVAEHPDKLVVYGGTGKAARDWRSFDAMVRTLRTLKQDETMLVQSGRPVGVMQTHEWAPRVLIANSNLVGDWANWEEFRRLEQLGLTMYGQMTAGSWIYIGTQGILQGTYETFAAVAAKKFNGTLAGTITLTAGLGGMGGAQPLAVTMNDGVAICIDVDPRAIERRIEHRYLDVKADSLAHALALAVEARDARRPLSIGLLGNAAELLPQMLAEGAPIDIVTDQTSAHDPLSYLPIGIDFDDMASAAAKDPAGFTTRARESMAKHVEAMVGFMDAGAEVFDYGNSIRGEAQLAGYDRAFAFPGFVPAYIRPLFCEGKGPFRWAALSGEASDIHKTDRAILDLFPENESLHRWIKMAGERVHFQGLPARICWLGQGERDKAGDMFNDMVGNGTLAAPLAIGRDHLDCGSVASPYRETEAMLDGSDAIADWPLLNAMVNVASGASWVSIHHGGGVGMGRSIHAGQVSVADGTKLAGEKIRRVLTNDPGMGVIRHVDAGYEIAERVADEKGVRVPMREGDDA, from the coding sequence ATGTCAGGACCCCGCCCCGTACGGGCCCCGCGCGGTACGGAACTGAGCGCCCTGGGATGGCAGCAGGAGGCCGCCCTCCGGATGCTGCAGAACAACCTCGACCCCGAGGTCGCCGAGCACCCCGACAAGCTCGTCGTCTACGGCGGCACCGGCAAGGCCGCCCGCGACTGGCGCTCCTTCGACGCCATGGTCCGCACCCTGAGGACCCTCAAGCAGGACGAGACCATGCTGGTCCAGTCCGGCCGCCCGGTCGGCGTCATGCAGACGCACGAGTGGGCCCCGCGCGTCCTCATCGCCAACTCCAACCTGGTCGGCGACTGGGCGAACTGGGAGGAGTTCCGGCGCCTGGAGCAGCTCGGTCTGACCATGTACGGCCAGATGACGGCCGGCTCGTGGATCTACATCGGCACGCAGGGCATCCTGCAGGGCACGTACGAGACCTTCGCCGCCGTCGCCGCGAAGAAGTTCAACGGGACGCTGGCGGGGACGATCACCCTGACCGCGGGTCTCGGCGGCATGGGCGGCGCCCAGCCGCTCGCCGTGACGATGAACGACGGCGTCGCGATCTGCATCGACGTCGACCCGCGCGCCATCGAGCGCCGCATCGAGCACCGCTACCTCGACGTGAAGGCCGACAGCCTCGCCCACGCCCTCGCCCTGGCCGTCGAGGCGCGCGACGCCCGCCGTCCGCTCTCCATCGGCCTCCTCGGCAACGCCGCGGAGCTGCTGCCGCAGATGCTCGCCGAGGGCGCCCCGATCGACATCGTGACCGACCAGACCTCGGCCCACGACCCGCTGTCGTACCTCCCGATCGGCATCGACTTCGACGACATGGCGTCGGCCGCGGCCAAGGACCCGGCGGGCTTCACCACCCGCGCGCGTGAGTCGATGGCCAAGCACGTCGAGGCCATGGTCGGCTTCATGGACGCCGGCGCCGAGGTCTTCGACTACGGCAACTCGATCCGCGGCGAGGCGCAACTGGCGGGCTACGACCGCGCGTTCGCCTTCCCCGGCTTCGTGCCGGCCTACATCCGCCCGCTGTTCTGCGAGGGCAAGGGCCCGTTCCGCTGGGCCGCCCTGTCGGGTGAGGCCTCCGACATCCACAAGACGGACCGCGCCATCCTCGACCTGTTCCCGGAGAACGAGTCCCTCCACCGCTGGATCAAGATGGCCGGCGAGCGCGTCCACTTCCAGGGCCTGCCCGCCCGCATCTGCTGGCTCGGCCAGGGCGAGCGCGACAAGGCCGGCGACATGTTCAACGACATGGTCGGCAACGGCACCCTCGCCGCGCCCCTCGCCATCGGCCGCGACCACCTGGACTGCGGCTCGGTCGCCTCCCCGTACCGCGAGACCGAGGCCATGCTCGACGGCTCCGACGCGATCGCCGACTGGCCCCTCCTGAACGCCATGGTGAACGTCGCCTCCGGCGCGTCCTGGGTCTCCATCCACCACGGAGGCGGCGTCGGCATGGGCCGTTCCATCCACGCGGGCCAGGTCTCGGTCGCCGACGGCACGAAGCTGGCCGGCGAGAAGATCCGCCGCGTGCTCACCAACGACCCGGGCATGGGCGTCATCCGCCACGTCGACGCGGGCTACGAGATCGCGGAGCGGGTCGCCGACGAGAAGGGCGTCCGCGTCCCGATGCGCGAGGGCGACGACGCGTGA